A part of Camelus bactrianus isolate YW-2024 breed Bactrian camel chromosome 7, ASM4877302v1, whole genome shotgun sequence genomic DNA contains:
- the NPVF gene encoding pro-FMRFamide-related neuropeptide VF, with protein MEIISSKLFILLTLATSSLLTSSIFCTDELMRSNLHSKKNYGKDSEPRGDTKWEKERSLNFEELKDWGPKNVIKMSTPAVNKMPPSTANLPLRFGRTLEEERSTGAMANLPLRFGRNIEDSISGRVPNLPQRFGRTIGPKSVTKTLSELLQQSTHSSSASRLLYSMTCRPQEIQNPDQKHPRRLGFKNVDDAELKQEK; from the exons atggaaattatttcaTCAAAACTATTCATTTTATTGACTTTAGCCACTTCAAGCTTGTTAACATCAAGTATCTTTTGTACAGATGAATTAATGAGGTCCAATcttcacagcaaaaaaaactatGGCAAGGATTCTGAG CCTAGAGGAGATACTaagtgggaaaaagaaagaagtctcaattttgaagaattaaaagaTTGGGGTCCAAAAAACGTCATTAAGATGAGTACACCTGCAGTCAACAAAATGCCACCCTCGACAGCCAACTTGCCATTGAGGTTTGGAAGGaccctggaagaagaaagaagcacCGGGGCCATGGCCAATCTGCCTCTGAGATTTGGAAGAAATATAGAGGACAGCATCTCGGGACGTGTTCCTAATCTGCCCCAAAGGTTTGGGAGAACAATAGGACCCAAAAGTGTCACCAAGACACTGAGTGAGTTGCTCCAACAATCCACGCATTCGTCATCTGCCAGTAGGTTACTTTACTCCATGACATGTCGGCCCCAAGAAATCCAGAATCCTGATCAAAAACACCCAAG GAGACTTGGATTCAAGAACGTAGATGATGCAGAATTGAAACAAGAAAAGTAA